Part of the Microbulbifer salipaludis genome is shown below.
AGGCTCAAGGTGGGGGCTCCCGGAATGCATAAGGCTTTCCGCTACAAGGCGGACTTGCACACCAACATCCGCTGGGATCCTCCAGGGTAGAATTATCGGCTCAGGACATAGTCAACTGGCCAACACTTCAGGGCAAGAAAGAGTATACCCCTTGTAGCCAGACTTGGCTAAACGGACTTTCCCGGCAAAAGGTGCATTTTTGCGATAGTCAAGTGAAGCCGGAATTGCCGCGGGGCATGCGGTTTTTTGCGGAGTACGGGGAAGCGTTGTGGGCGGGCGAAGCGGCCTGCACAGCGGCAGGCCGAGTGACGGGCTTAGAAAGTGTCGAACTTTTCCAGCGCGGCCTGTACTTTTTCATGCAACCGGTCGAGCATCTGTTCTTCCACCGGTTGCCGGGCCAGGTCGGCCTTGGCCTGAATGAGTTCGTGGGCAATATTGAGCGCCGCCATCACCGCAATGCGCTCGGCGCCGATTACCGTGCCACTGTTGCGAATTTTCGCCATGCGCTCGTTGAGCAGTTTTGCAGACGCCTGCAGGCCGGGCTGCTCTTCTTCCGAGCAGGCAACACGATACTCCTTGTCGAGAATCGTTACCGCAACCGTCGCTGAATTGTGCGCTTTACTGCTCATCCGTTATCTTGGCCCAGGCCCTTGAGCCGGTTGATCATGGTTTCAACCCGGCTGCGAGCCACTTCATTGTTTTTAATCAGCCGTTGGCGCTCTTGCTGCCACTGGCCCGCCTGCTCGCGCAGCGCGCGATTGTCTGCAGCCAGCTGCTGGCACTGTTGCAACAGTGTATCCAGCTTGAGTTCTAACGCCTGTATTTTATCCATAATTCCTGCGTGTTCCGTGGTCCCCCCATGTCAGCGAACCGTCTGCCACCTGCGCGAGGCGGGGGATTCCGCTACTATATTGCCGGTGTTTGGGAGGGTCAATTGTCCTCAGGGTCTATGTGTCATTTATATGGGGCGCGAGTAGTCAATATTTCGCCAGTTTGGTGATTTATTCGCACATCTTTGTCGCGCGCGTACATTGTCCGTATTGGCAGCCAAATTTCCCGGTTACCGTTCAAATTTACAGCAGGTCGCGGATCTTTTCGGTAAGAATGATTACGCATTCACCGCCGCGATTCGCATAGGTCTTCAGGAGTATTTATGTCCGCAGCGCAGGTTTCGTTTGATGATCTTGCTAATCAGATAGTCGCCGCTGGCGGCAAAATCGGACCGAGCGAACTGCACGGCTTTATTTGCGGCCTGCTTGCTGCCGGTGCGCGCCCCGACAAGGGCCGCTGGAAAAAAGAAACGGCGGAGTTTCTCGACCTGGAAGCGCTGCCCGCCGACCTGACGCGCGACAGCCTGGTTCTTGCCGAGCAGAGTCTGCAGGATCTGTCGGACAAGAATTTTGCATTCCAGCCCCTGCTCAGTACCGGCGAAGAACTGGCCGAGCGCGGCCAGACACTGTGCCTCTGGTGCGAAGGGTTTTTGCATGGGTTTGGTGTGGGCAAATACATCGGTGAACTGCCGGCGACGTCCAGTGAGGCATTGAAGGATTTTGCCGAGATCGCCCAGCTGGACGCCACCTCACTCGAGAATGGCCCGGAACAGGAGCGGGAATTCTTCGAAGTGCAGGAATATGTGCGCATGGCGGCGCTGAATATCTTTGTGGAATGTAATCCACCGTCTGCCGAGTGCGGGCCTGGTCAAGGTGATGATCAACCTGCGGGCCCCACGCTGCACTGAGTCCGGAATCAGGCGATTTCTCCATGAATATTTCCAAAGCTGAGTACGCTCGCCGCCGGCAGCGCCTGGTCGAAGGGCTGGAGTCAAACAGTCTGGCGATTGTGCCAGCGGCCCGAGAGCAATTGCGCTCGCGCGATACGTATTTTCCTTTCCGTCAGGACAGCGATTTTTCCTA
Proteins encoded:
- a CDS encoding cell division protein ZapA, producing the protein MSSKAHNSATVAVTILDKEYRVACSEEEQPGLQASAKLLNERMAKIRNSGTVIGAERIAVMAALNIAHELIQAKADLARQPVEEQMLDRLHEKVQAALEKFDTF
- a CDS encoding TIGR02449 family protein; protein product: MDKIQALELKLDTLLQQCQQLAADNRALREQAGQWQQERQRLIKNNEVARSRVETMINRLKGLGQDNG
- a CDS encoding UPF0149 family protein: MSAAQVSFDDLANQIVAAGGKIGPSELHGFICGLLAAGARPDKGRWKKETAEFLDLEALPADLTRDSLVLAEQSLQDLSDKNFAFQPLLSTGEELAERGQTLCLWCEGFLHGFGVGKYIGELPATSSEALKDFAEIAQLDATSLENGPEQEREFFEVQEYVRMAALNIFVECNPPSAECGPGQGDDQPAGPTLH